The following nucleotide sequence is from Acidovorax radicis.
CGCTGTCGTGCGACCACATCGAACACCTGTCGGAGGGCGGCATTGCGGCCATGAAGGCCGCAGGCACCGTGGCCGTGCTGCTGCCCGGCGCCTACTACACGCTGCGCGACACGCACCTGCCGCCCATCGCGCAGTTGCGCGAAGCGGGCGTGCCCATGGCCGTCTCCACCGACCACAACCCCGGCACGTCGCCAGCGCTCAGCCTGCTGCTCATGGCCAACATGGCCTGCGCGCTGTTCCGCCTGACGGTGCCTGAGGCGCTGGCAGGCATCACCACCCATGCTGCGCGCGCATTGGGGCTGCAGGATTCGCAGGGGCTCATTGCGTCGGGCCGACCCGCCAATTTTGTGCTGTGGCCCGTGGGGGAGGCTGCAGAGTTGGCCTACTGGTTGGGTCACAAGCCCGCCTGCACCATCGTGCGCCAGGGCCGTGTGGCCGCCGACGGCCTGGGCATTCACACACACCAGGGAGTTCGCCATGGCGCTTGACGCTTCACACAGCCTTTTTGCGGCCGACGCGCTGCTGCCCATGGGCTGGGCGCGCAATGTGCTGGTGCAGTGGGATGGGGCGGGGCGCATTGGTGCGGTCACTGCGGATACCACCGCGCCACAGGGCGCCACGGTGGCTGCCGGGCCACTGCTGCCCGGTATGCCCAACCTGCATTCGCATGCGTTCCAGCGCGCGTTTGCCGGACTCACTGAATACCGGGGAGAAAGCCAGGACAGCTTCTGGAGCTGGCGCAACCTGATGTACCGCTTTGCTGCGCGCGTCACGCCGCAGTCGCTGCAGGCCATCGCCACCTGGCTGTATGTGGAGATGCTGGAGGCGGGCTACACCAGCGTGTGCGAGTTCCATTACGTGCACCACGACCAGGACGGCACGCCCTATGCCGACGATGCCACACTGTCGCTGGCGCTGCTGCGTGCGGCGCAGAGTGCGGGCATCGGCATCACGCTGCTGCCGGTGCTGTACCAGACCAGCGGCTTTGGCGCCAAGCCACCGCGTGCGGACCAGGCCCGCTTTATTCGCAGCACGGACAACATGCTCTCATTATTGGAGCGCCTTGCGCCCACTGCACAAGCGCAAGGGGCCGTTTTGGGCCTGGCGCCGCACTCGCTGCGCGCGGTGCCGCCCGACAGCCTGGCTGCCGCCGTGCAGGGCCTTACCGCCTTGAACCCGCAGGCTCCCATCCACATCCACATTGCCGAGCAGACGCAGGAGGTGGATGACTGTTTGGCTTGGAGTGGCCAGCGCCCTGTGCAGTGGCTGCTCGACCATGCCCCCGTGGACGCCCGCTGGTGCCTGGTGCACGCCACGCACATGACGCCGGATGAATACGCCGCTGCCGCACGCACGGGCGCCGTGGCAGGCATCTGTCCCACGACAGAAGCGAATCTGGGCGATGGCATTTTTGACATGCCACTGTGGCTGCAACACGGCGGCCGCTGGGGCGTGGGCTCGGATAGCCATGCCTGTGTGAACGCGGCCGAAGAGATGCAGATGCTGGAATACAGCCAGCGCCTGTCGCGGCGCCAGCGCAACGTGCTGGCCACTGCGGCGCAGCCCGAGGTGGCCACGGCCATGAGCTTGCAGGCCGTATTGGGTGGCGCGCAGGCCGCCGGGCGCGCCGTGGGTGGCCTGGCCGTGGGCCAGCAGGCCGACCTGGTGGTGCTGGACGCGCAGCATGTGGCGCTGCGTGATCTGCCTGCGCACAGCATGCTGTCGGCCCATGTGTTTGGCAGCCACCGCACTTCGGCCCTTGATAGCCTGTGGGCAGGTGGCGTGTGCCGTGTGTCCAAAGGCCGCCATGCGTTGCACGAGGCCGCCGCACGGGCCTTTGTGGTCGCGCGCTCTGCCACCATTGCACGCGACTGATCCCTTCCCCCTTTTTTCTGAATCTGCCATGACCAATACCGCCAATACCGCACCACCACCATCGTTCAATTTTTACCAGGGCACGCAGCCGCTACTGGTCTCCATGCCCCACGCAGGCACCTATGTGCCCCCGGCGCTGGCCGCTCGCTTCACGGAAGAAGCCCGCCAGGTGCCCGACACGGACTGGCACATGGAGCGCCTCTACGCCTTTGCCAAAGACATGGGGGCGTCCATCCTGGTGGCCACGCATTCGCGGTATGTGGTCGATCTGAACCGCCCGCCCGATGGCGCCAGCCTGTACCCTGGCCAGAGCGTCACCGGCCTGTGTCCGGTTGATACCTTTGACGACACACCCATCTACGCCAACGGTGATGTGCCAGATGACGCAGAGGTCGCTGGGCGGCGTGATGCGGTCTGGGCGCCGTACCACGCGCAACTGCGTGCCGAGCTGGACCGCATCCGCGCGCAGCACGGTGTGGCAATGCTGTGGGACGCCCATTCCATCCGCTCGGTGTTGCCGCGCTTCTTTGACGGCAAGCTGCCGGATCTGAACCTGGGCACGGCCAACGGCGAAAGCTGCGACCCTGCGTTGGCGCAAGAAGTGCTGTCGATTGCGAAGCAAGCCAGTGGGTATACGGCGGTGCTCAATGGCCGCTTCAAGGGCGGGCACATCACACGCACCTATGGCCAGCCGGGGCAGGGCGTGCATGCTATCCAGTTGGAGATGACCCAGTGCAGCTATATGCAAGAAGCATTGCCATTTGACTACCTGCCCGAGGTGGCAGCGGGCGTGCAGCCGCACCTGCGGCGCATGCTGGAGGCCGTGCTGGCGTTTGCCGCGCGCCAGGTTTCCAAGGGCTGACGGGTCTGGCCGGCACCGGCTATGAAGGGGGGCGCCCGGTGCACAGAGCGTTCGGTGCTACCATGCCTTGGGCGGACTGCTTCAGACCGCCAAGTGCGCCACACCCCTGCGGCGCCAAGCGGGAGGAGCCGCATCGCATGGACCCTACCGCTTATTACTACATGCCCCATTTCAAGCCTGGGGTTTCTGTGCAGTGGATGCAGCGCTACGAAACCGTGAGCCACGTGGTGATCAGGCGCAATATGCTCATGGTCTATCTGATCGGGCACGATTCGCCCGTGCATCCAGACGCGTTGCAACTTCAACCGACAGCGTTTCAGCTCACGCGGGCACCTGACCGGCTTTGACCATTAAGGCCTTGTGGGCCTGCTTTGCGCGAACGACGCCGTGCGCTGGCGTCGTTGGCTTCTTGTTCTCTTAGTGCATTGCCGTGAGTCAGGCGGATTGCTCTGCCATGGCCTCGCCCAAAGCAATGGCGCGTGTGGGCGCCCATTCGAGATTGAATTGCAGCGGCCCGCGCGGGAACAACATCACCACGGTGGAGCCCAGCAGAAAGCGACCCATCTCCTGTCCCTTTTCAAGACACACCTGGCCTTTGGGGTAGTCCCAGTGCCGCAATGTGCCGGTGCGCGGTGGGTTCACTTGGCCGTGCCACACCGTCGCCATGCTGCCGACGATGGTGGCCCCCACAAGCACCAGCACAAACGGGCCATGGTCAGATTCAAAGAAACACACCACACGCTCGTTGCGTGCAAAAAGGCCGGGCACGCCCCGGGCCGTGGTGGGGTTCACTGAAAAAAGATCACCCGGCACATGCACCATGCGTGTGAGCGCCCCCGCACAAGGCATGTGAATGCGGTGGTAGTCGCGGGGGCTCAGGTACAGCGTGGCGAAGTGGCCATCTTCAAAATGCGCGGCTTGCGCGGCATCACCCCCGAGCAGCGCGGTGGTGGAATAAGTGTGGCCCTTGGCCTGAAAAACCTGGTCCTTGGCGATGGGGCCAAAATGGCTGATAGCGCCGTCCACCGGGCAAATCAGGTCGGCACCCGCCAGGGGGCGGGCGCCCGGTTTCAGTGCCCGCGTGAAGAAGTCATTGAACGATGTATAGCTTGCAATATCGGGGTTGGCCGCCTCGGCCATGTTGACGTTGTAGCGGGTCACAAACCAGCGAATCACCGCGGTGGTGAGACGGCCCAGCCGGGCCGAAGCAAATTTGCCTGCCAGGGTGGTCAGGGCTTGCTTGGGCATGAGGTATTGCGGCAGTACAGCCAGGCGGTCAGACAAAACGTTCTTCCTGAGTCAATGGAGCGAACGATTCTAACGACGGGGGGTGTGGTGGCGACCCGGGTTTCCAAGGTGTTCGGGGGCTGTTGCTACAGGGGAGTGCCTGCTCGCACGCGCTGAATTCGTATGTGATAAATGTGAAATTTGATATCAAATTTATTGATTTTTTTTGTTTCAAACAATTACATTTAGCGCATCAAGGCACACCTGCACGAAAGTCGGGGTCGCAAAGCCACCGGTCTAACCCCGTTCAACGGACACGACAGCGGGGTTGCCACAGTCCTCCGAGCGAGCCCCGCTGGGGGCTGCGCATGCAGGCGCGGCGGCAACCCTTGCAGCGGTATGCGGCCCGGGATTTCTTCAGGGTGTGCGGTGTGAATGTCCGCATTTCATGGAACACCCAATGCCAACGCAGCCCCGACCCTATCCTCCTTTCGCTGAGCGCCCACGCGCTCGCTGGGCTGCGCTGGCAGCCATTCCCTTTGTTGTCATGGCGTGCGGCGGATCGGCCGACCCCGAGGACACGGGCGAAGTGGCCTCCACGACGACGACCTTGCAGATGTCTGCGGACACGCTTGCGCCCGAGGCGGCAGGCCTGGTCGCGCAGCCCACCTTCCACATCGCGCCCGTGGTGCTGGAGGCCCCCGACGACCTGGATGTGCACGACGCCAATCGATCCGCCCAGGTTGTGCCCAAGCTCCAGCGGGTGCCTGACGAGTTCAAGGCGTTGTCCACCCGCCGCCTGACGCCCTACACACTGGAGGAGGTGCACCAGAAGTTGGCACGCGCAGCCTTGGCTGCACCAACAGACGAAGCCGCAGCGCCTCTGGCAGGCACGGGTGTGGTGACCACCTATTCGGTTGCACAGGTACGTGCAGCCTACGGTTTTGGCGCTTTGCCCGCCGTGGGCTCCAAGCCCGCCGGCGTGCAGGCCGCGCAGTTGGGGGCGGGGCAGACCGTCTACGTTATCGGCGCAAAACACAACCCGAACGTGGCGGCCGAACTGGCGGTCTTCAACCAGAAGTTCGGTTTGCCCACCTGTACCGCCAAGGTGCTGCCTGCCGCCACCGGTTTGCCTCTGGCTCCCGCCTCCCCGGCGACGGGGTGCGAACTGTGGGTGGCTTACGGCACGGCGTCTGGCGCCATCGCGTCCACGGCCCCCGCCTACGACGCTGGCTGGGCCACAGAAATGGCGCTGGATGTGCAGTGGGTGCATGCGATTGCGCCGCTGGCGCGCATCGTCCTCATCGAAGCGCCCGACCCATCGCTCAACAGCCTGCTGGGCGCTATCCGGCTGGCCAATGCCATGGGGTCAGGCGTGGTGTCCATGAGTTTTGGAGCCCAGGAGGGCGCCTGGACGGATTCGGTGGATTCCGCCTTTTCAGCCACCGGAATGACCTACCTCGCGGCCACGGGTGATTCAGGGGCCGGGGTGAACTGGCCGTCGGTATCCCCCAATGTCATCGCGGTTGGCGGCACGACGCTGACCTATGCCGGCAGTGGTGTGCGTAGCGAGGTGAGCTGGTCGGGCACCGGTGGTGGCGCCAGCGCCTTCATCGCTGTGCCTGCGTACCAGAAATCATCCCTGCGAGGCACCGGTTCGCTGGTGCATCGCACGGTGGCCGACGTTGCCATGAATGCAGACCCTACCACCGGCCAATATGTGGCCGTCATGCAGCCCGGCAGCGGCGCCGTGCAATGGATCAGCGCGGGCGGCACCAGCTTGGCTGCGCCCATGTGGGCCGGTCTGGTGGCCGTTGCCACCGCAAACCGGAAGCTGGCCACCCTGCCTGTGTTGGCCGGTGGGCACGCGGTGCTGTACGGGCAGATTGGTGCAGTGGCGTCGAACTACGCCAGTGGGTTTGCTGACATTCGCTTGGGCAGCCATGGCGCCTGCAGCACCTGTTCTGCCGGGCTGGGGTACGACGAACTGACGGGCCTGGGAACGCCCAATGCCGGCCCGCTGGTGAGTTTGCTGACCGGCGCCACGGCGCCCGTTTTAGCGCCGGTGGTGACTCCCGCCAGCATCAGTGGCATGGTGGGCTCGGCGCTCACCTTTACGGCGGCCGTCAATGCGTCCAACCCGGTGGCCTTCAGTCTTTCAGGTGCTCCTACGGGCATGTCCGTCAGCGCTGCAGGTGTCGTGTCGTGGCCGGCGCCGGTGGCTGGGTCCTACGCAGTCACCGTCGTGGCCAAGGACACCAAGACGGGGCTCACGGGCCAAGGTGTCTACAGCGTCAGCGTGGCCGCACCTGTCGCTCCGACGGTCGGAAGTGCCAGCATTGCGGGCCGCCCTGGCGTGGCGTTGGCCTTCAAGGCCAACGTCGCTTCTGCCAACCCGTTGGCTTACTCGTTGGCGGGTGCTCCGTCGGGCATGGTGGTGGCTGCGGATGGCGTGATGAGCTGGCCCAAGCCGGTGGCTGGCACGTACAGCGTGACCTTGACCGCCAGGGACACCAAAACAGGCCTGTCGGGCAAGGGGGTGTTCACGGTCAAGATCGCCGCAGCAGGGCCTGTGATCACGGCCTCCGCCCTGGTCGGCGTGGCAGGCCAGCTGCTGTCCGGCAGCATTTCCGTCACATCGCCGGGCGCCACGTGGCTGTCGGTGTCCATCGCGGGCGTTCCGTTGGGGATGGGCTTTGCCGTGGCGGGTAACACCATCACCGCCAGCTGGCCCAGGCCGGTGGCAGGCAGCTATCAGTTGCTGGTCACCGCCAAGGACTCGGCAGGGTTGTCGGCCCAGCTGGCCGTACCGGTGACGATCAACCTGCGTTAAGGCCGAGCGGGTGGCTGGTGTGTGATAGCAGCCGGGTTGCGGGCTCAGACGCCTAGGTACTGCTCAAGCAATTGCGGCTGCGCGTGCAATGCGTCGGAGCTGCCGTCAAACACCACCTGGCCCTTGACCAGGATGACGTTGCGGTCGGTGATCTGCGTGACGTGTTTCCAGTTCTTGTCCACGATCACGCTGCTGATGCCACTTTCCTTGATCAGGCTGCAGATACGCCAGATTTCGCGGGCAATCAGGGGTGCCAGGCCTTCGGTGGCTTCGTCAAGGATGAGCACGTCGGGGTTGGTCATCAATGCGCGGCCAATGGTCAGCATCTGCTGCTCGCCACCGCTGAGCTGCTGGCCGCCGTGGCCCAGGCGCTCCTTGAGGCGCGGAAAGGTCTCCAGCACGCGCTCGTAGGTCCAGTCGCGCTGGCCGCGTGTGCCTACACGGGCGGCCATCTGCAGGTTTTCGACCACGCTGAGATTGCCAAAGATGCCGCGCCCTTCGGGCACGTACGCAATGCCAAGGCGCGCCACCTCGTAGGGCGGCTTGCCTGTCATGTCGCGGCCTGCCACGACTACGCTGCCCGAGCGCGGTTTGACCAGCCCCATTAGCGACTTGAGCAAGGTGCTTTTGCCCATGCCGTTGCGGCCCATGAGACCAATGGTCTCGCCATGGCCTATGGTGAAGTCCACACCGTGCAGGACATGGCTGCTTGCATAAAACGCATGAATACCTCGGGCTTCGATCCAGGGGGTGTTCATCTCAGTGGTCCTCGCCGAGATAAGCTGTTTGCACCTGCGGGTTTGCGCGCACATCGGGTGGTGTGCCGTGCGCAATCACTTCCCCATTGACCATCACGGTGAGATGGTCTGCCAGCGCAAAAACAGCATCCATGTCGTGCTCCACCAGCATGATGGCCAAGGCGGGTTTGATGCGCAGCAGCAGTTGCACCATGCGCTCCGCCTCTGCCACGCCCATGCCTGCCAGTGGCTCGTCCAGCAGCAGCACCTGGGGCTCTGTGGCCAGGGTCATGGCGATCTCCAGCTGGCGCTGCTCTCCATGGCTCATGGCACCAGCAATGCTGGTGCCGCGATCTTGCAAGCCCGACAGCACGATGGCGCTTTCTACACGTGCGCTGACAGCTCTGTTTTTGATAGTGTTTTTGCGTGTGTCGTGCCACCACCGCAGTGGGTTCCATGGCTGCTGTGCCTCGCGGGACTGGGCGGCCAGGCGCACGTTCTCCAGCACGGTGAGCGGCATGAAGATGTTGGTTTTTTGGTAGCTGCGCGCAAGACCCTGGCGCGAGATGC
It contains:
- a CDS encoding formimidoylglutamate deiminase produces the protein MALDASHSLFAADALLPMGWARNVLVQWDGAGRIGAVTADTTAPQGATVAAGPLLPGMPNLHSHAFQRAFAGLTEYRGESQDSFWSWRNLMYRFAARVTPQSLQAIATWLYVEMLEAGYTSVCEFHYVHHDQDGTPYADDATLSLALLRAAQSAGIGITLLPVLYQTSGFGAKPPRADQARFIRSTDNMLSLLERLAPTAQAQGAVLGLAPHSLRAVPPDSLAAAVQGLTALNPQAPIHIHIAEQTQEVDDCLAWSGQRPVQWLLDHAPVDARWCLVHATHMTPDEYAAAARTGAVAGICPTTEANLGDGIFDMPLWLQHGGRWGVGSDSHACVNAAEEMQMLEYSQRLSRRQRNVLATAAQPEVATAMSLQAVLGGAQAAGRAVGGLAVGQQADLVVLDAQHVALRDLPAHSMLSAHVFGSHRTSALDSLWAGGVCRVSKGRHALHEAAARAFVVARSATIARD
- the hutG gene encoding N-formylglutamate deformylase; its protein translation is MTNTANTAPPPSFNFYQGTQPLLVSMPHAGTYVPPALAARFTEEARQVPDTDWHMERLYAFAKDMGASILVATHSRYVVDLNRPPDGASLYPGQSVTGLCPVDTFDDTPIYANGDVPDDAEVAGRRDAVWAPYHAQLRAELDRIRAQHGVAMLWDAHSIRSVLPRFFDGKLPDLNLGTANGESCDPALAQEVLSIAKQASGYTAVLNGRFKGGHITRTYGQPGQGVHAIQLEMTQCSYMQEALPFDYLPEVAAGVQPHLRRMLEAVLAFAARQVSKG
- the asd gene encoding archaetidylserine decarboxylase (Phosphatidylserine decarboxylase is synthesized as a single chain precursor. Generation of the pyruvoyl active site from a Ser is coupled to cleavage of a Gly-Ser bond between the larger (beta) and smaller (alpha chains). It is an integral membrane protein.), whose product is MSDRLAVLPQYLMPKQALTTLAGKFASARLGRLTTAVIRWFVTRYNVNMAEAANPDIASYTSFNDFFTRALKPGARPLAGADLICPVDGAISHFGPIAKDQVFQAKGHTYSTTALLGGDAAQAAHFEDGHFATLYLSPRDYHRIHMPCAGALTRMVHVPGDLFSVNPTTARGVPGLFARNERVVCFFESDHGPFVLVLVGATIVGSMATVWHGQVNPPRTGTLRHWDYPKGQVCLEKGQEMGRFLLGSTVVMLFPRGPLQFNLEWAPTRAIALGEAMAEQSA
- a CDS encoding putative Ig domain-containing protein gives rise to the protein MPTQPRPYPPFAERPRARWAALAAIPFVVMACGGSADPEDTGEVASTTTTLQMSADTLAPEAAGLVAQPTFHIAPVVLEAPDDLDVHDANRSAQVVPKLQRVPDEFKALSTRRLTPYTLEEVHQKLARAALAAPTDEAAAPLAGTGVVTTYSVAQVRAAYGFGALPAVGSKPAGVQAAQLGAGQTVYVIGAKHNPNVAAELAVFNQKFGLPTCTAKVLPAATGLPLAPASPATGCELWVAYGTASGAIASTAPAYDAGWATEMALDVQWVHAIAPLARIVLIEAPDPSLNSLLGAIRLANAMGSGVVSMSFGAQEGAWTDSVDSAFSATGMTYLAATGDSGAGVNWPSVSPNVIAVGGTTLTYAGSGVRSEVSWSGTGGGASAFIAVPAYQKSSLRGTGSLVHRTVADVAMNADPTTGQYVAVMQPGSGAVQWISAGGTSLAAPMWAGLVAVATANRKLATLPVLAGGHAVLYGQIGAVASNYASGFADIRLGSHGACSTCSAGLGYDELTGLGTPNAGPLVSLLTGATAPVLAPVVTPASISGMVGSALTFTAAVNASNPVAFSLSGAPTGMSVSAAGVVSWPAPVAGSYAVTVVAKDTKTGLTGQGVYSVSVAAPVAPTVGSASIAGRPGVALAFKANVASANPLAYSLAGAPSGMVVAADGVMSWPKPVAGTYSVTLTARDTKTGLSGKGVFTVKIAAAGPVITASALVGVAGQLLSGSISVTSPGATWLSVSIAGVPLGMGFAVAGNTITASWPRPVAGSYQLLVTAKDSAGLSAQLAVPVTINLR
- a CDS encoding ABC transporter ATP-binding protein — protein: MNTPWIEARGIHAFYASSHVLHGVDFTIGHGETIGLMGRNGMGKSTLLKSLMGLVKPRSGSVVVAGRDMTGKPPYEVARLGIAYVPEGRGIFGNLSVVENLQMAARVGTRGQRDWTYERVLETFPRLKERLGHGGQQLSGGEQQMLTIGRALMTNPDVLILDEATEGLAPLIAREIWRICSLIKESGISSVIVDKNWKHVTQITDRNVILVKGQVVFDGSSDALHAQPQLLEQYLGV
- a CDS encoding ABC transporter ATP-binding protein, yielding MADLLLSARALTKQFGGLAAVHGVSIDLRRGHIHAVIGPNGAGKSTLTNLLSGDLPPTAGQVCLGGVDTTGWAPERISRQGLARSYQKTNIFMPLTVLENVRLAAQSREAQQPWNPLRWWHDTRKNTIKNRAVSARVESAIVLSGLQDRGTSIAGAMSHGEQRQLEIAMTLATEPQVLLLDEPLAGMGVAEAERMVQLLLRIKPALAIMLVEHDMDAVFALADHLTVMVNGEVIAHGTPPDVRANPQVQTAYLGEDH